One Methylosinus sp. LW4 genomic region harbors:
- a CDS encoding formyltransferase family protein, giving the protein MTILFLGPETSPLLSWIRQQEGDIIQTEEKITLEYIRTSDIKFIVSYGYRHILRKEMIEAVSGRVINLHISYLPWNRGADPNFWSFVDGTPKGVTIHYVDDGIDTGDIIAQKLIEFDTDVETLSTSYHRLQDEIQVLFKRHWSQIKSGACARQRQPVGGTSHRSRDKDPLSALLSKGWSTPVSALCEYAAEMQLSAQFFDTFDRETKPTPVAACLFA; this is encoded by the coding sequence ATGACGATATTATTTCTCGGCCCGGAAACGTCGCCTTTGCTCAGCTGGATACGACAACAAGAAGGAGATATTATCCAGACGGAAGAAAAGATTACATTAGAATATATCAGGACGAGCGATATAAAGTTCATTGTCAGCTACGGATACCGCCACATACTCAGAAAAGAGATGATCGAAGCGGTATCCGGTCGGGTCATAAATTTGCACATTTCGTATCTGCCCTGGAACAGGGGCGCTGATCCGAATTTCTGGAGCTTCGTCGACGGCACTCCGAAGGGCGTCACGATCCATTACGTCGACGATGGAATCGATACCGGAGACATAATCGCTCAGAAGCTCATTGAATTCGATACCGACGTCGAGACGCTTTCCACAAGCTACCATAGACTACAGGACGAAATTCAAGTTCTGTTCAAACGCCACTGGAGTCAGATAAAATCCGGCGCCTGCGCGCGCCAGAGACAACCCGTTGGAGGGACGTCGCATAGATCGCGAGACAAGGATCCTCTGTCCGCGCTGCTTTCCAAGGGATGGAGCACCCCCGTCTCGGCGCTGTGCGAGTATGCTGCCGAAATGCAATTGTCGGCGCAGTTTTTCGACACTTTCGATCGCGAAACCAAGCCAACGCCCGTTGCGGCCTGTCTTTTCGCATAG
- a CDS encoding urease accessory protein UreE, whose product MRAASRLPAGSWDKGRERGTATLDWDERHRRRRSLTSDQGETFLLDLAEAARLGEGDGLALEDGSVIRVVAKPEPVLVIEAGTAGLARLAYHLGNRHLAIQIFADRLVIREDSVIADMVEGLGGVVTRIDLPFDAENGAYGGHSAHGHDHHNHDHHRHDHHAHDHGHG is encoded by the coding sequence ATGCGTGCAGCGAGCAGGCTCCCTGCAGGAAGCTGGGACAAAGGGCGAGAGCGCGGGACGGCGACGCTGGATTGGGACGAGCGTCATCGCCGTCGCCGCAGCCTGACAAGCGATCAGGGCGAGACGTTCCTGCTCGATCTCGCCGAGGCTGCGCGGCTCGGCGAGGGCGACGGGCTCGCGCTCGAGGACGGCTCGGTGATCCGCGTCGTCGCCAAGCCGGAGCCGGTTCTGGTGATAGAAGCGGGAACGGCGGGCCTCGCACGGCTCGCCTATCATCTCGGCAATCGCCATCTCGCCATTCAGATTTTCGCCGATCGGCTCGTCATTCGGGAGGATTCCGTCATCGCCGACATGGTCGAAGGCTTGGGCGGAGTCGTCACGCGGATCGACCTGCCCTTCGATGCGGAGAATGGCGCCTATGGCGGGCATTCCGCGCATGGCCACGATCATCATAATCACGATCATCATCGCCATGACCATCACGCGCACGACCATGGACATGGCTGA
- a CDS encoding oxidoreductase produces MTGHRTPPRLAVWKFASCDGCQLSLLDCEDELLAVAQALDIAYFPEATRAPIRGNYDLSLVEGSITTPHDAERIQDVRRRSRALVTIGACATSGGIQALRNFADVRDYASIVYARPDYIHTLATSTPISDHVKVDFELRGCPIDKGQLIEVISAFLAGRKPTTPSHSVCLQCKLKGNVCVMVAHGTPCLGPVTHAGCGALCPSYDRGCYGCFGPAETPNAPSLSARLSALGMDEDVLRRVYRTFNAQAEAFREESERHDE; encoded by the coding sequence ATGACTGGGCATCGGACGCCGCCGCGGCTCGCCGTATGGAAATTCGCTTCCTGCGACGGCTGTCAGCTCAGCCTGCTCGATTGCGAGGACGAGCTGCTCGCCGTTGCCCAGGCGCTCGACATCGCCTATTTTCCAGAGGCGACGCGCGCGCCGATCCGCGGCAATTACGATCTCTCGCTCGTCGAGGGCTCGATAACGACGCCGCATGACGCCGAGCGCATACAGGATGTGCGGCGCCGCTCGCGCGCGCTCGTCACCATAGGCGCTTGCGCGACATCGGGCGGCATACAGGCGCTGCGCAATTTCGCCGATGTGCGCGACTATGCGTCGATCGTCTATGCGCGGCCGGATTATATCCATACGCTGGCGACATCGACGCCGATCAGTGATCATGTGAAGGTCGATTTCGAGCTGCGTGGCTGTCCGATCGACAAGGGCCAGCTGATCGAGGTGATCTCCGCCTTTCTCGCCGGCCGCAAGCCGACGACGCCGTCGCATAGCGTCTGCCTGCAATGCAAGCTGAAGGGCAATGTCTGCGTCATGGTCGCGCATGGGACGCCCTGTCTCGGCCCCGTCACCCATGCGGGCTGCGGCGCTCTGTGTCCTTCGTATGATCGCGGCTGCTACGGCTGCTTCGGTCCCGCCGAAACGCCCAATGCGCCATCGCTGAGCGCGCGTCTCTCGGCGCTCGGCATGGATGAGGACGTGTTGCGGCGCGTCTATCGCACATTCAACGCGCAGGCGGAGGCCTTCCGCGAGGAGAGCGAGCGCCATGACGAGTAG
- a CDS encoding cyclic nucleotide-binding domain-containing protein: MIESIEHIVQEHRFFAGMDAGFVALVSGCAKNMRSDPGQYLFHEGESADWFFLLRNGSVAIELRDPARGAVTVQTLHEGDLCGLSWLVPPYRWTYDARAIDLVRAIAVDAACLRRKSEADPRLGYEMMKRFMPPLVERLQAARMQMIDIYGAHG, translated from the coding sequence ATGATCGAGAGCATCGAGCATATCGTCCAAGAGCATCGGTTTTTCGCTGGCATGGATGCGGGCTTCGTCGCGCTCGTCTCCGGCTGCGCGAAGAATATGCGCTCCGATCCGGGGCAATATCTCTTTCACGAAGGCGAGAGCGCCGATTGGTTCTTTCTGCTGCGCAATGGAAGCGTCGCCATAGAGCTGCGCGATCCGGCGCGCGGCGCCGTGACGGTGCAGACGCTGCATGAGGGCGATCTCTGCGGCCTCTCCTGGCTCGTGCCGCCCTATCGCTGGACCTATGACGCGCGCGCGATCGATCTCGTCCGCGCCATCGCCGTCGACGCCGCCTGCCTGCGCCGCAAGAGCGAGGCCGATCCGCGGCTCGGCTATGAGATGATGAAGCGTTTCATGCCGCCGCTGGTCGAGCGATTGCAGGCCGCGCGAATGCAGATGATCGACATTTATGGCGCCCATGGCTGA
- the ureG gene encoding urease accessory protein UreG produces the protein MTAPHSPHGPLRVGVGGPVGSGKTALMDRLCRLLRDKYRLAAITNDIYTKEDAEFLTRSGALAPERIVGVETGGCPHTAIREDASANLAAVAEMNRKFPDLDLILIESGGDNLAATFSPELADITIYVIDVSAGDKIPRKGGPGITRSDLLVINKIDLAPLVGASLEVMDRDARRMRGERPFVFANLKENIGLDTIAGFIERMGGLTRAEAR, from the coding sequence ATGACCGCGCCCCATTCTCCCCACGGCCCTTTGCGCGTCGGCGTCGGTGGTCCGGTCGGCTCCGGCAAGACGGCGCTGATGGATCGGCTGTGCAGGCTCCTGCGCGACAAATACCGCCTCGCCGCCATCACCAACGACATCTACACGAAAGAGGACGCCGAATTCCTCACGCGTTCCGGCGCGCTCGCGCCCGAGCGCATCGTCGGCGTCGAGACCGGCGGCTGCCCGCATACGGCGATCCGCGAGGACGCTTCCGCCAATTTGGCCGCCGTCGCCGAGATGAACCGCAAATTCCCCGATCTCGATCTCATTCTCATCGAGAGCGGCGGCGACAATCTGGCGGCCACCTTCAGCCCCGAGCTCGCCGACATCACCATCTATGTGATCGACGTCTCGGCCGGCGACAAGATTCCGCGCAAGGGCGGCCCCGGCATCACGCGCTCGGACCTTCTCGTTATCAATAAAATCGATCTCGCGCCTCTGGTCGGCGCCTCGCTCGAGGTGATGGATCGCGACGCGCGCCGAATGCGCGGCGAGCGGCCCTTCGTCTTCGCCAATCTGAAGGAGAATATCGGGCTCGACACGATCGCCGGCTTTATCGAGCGCATGGGCGGCCTGACCCGAGCCGAGGCGCGGTGA
- a CDS encoding urease accessory protein UreF has translation MATIIIITIIIAMTITRTTMDMAEPRDWLLSLLTFLSPAYPVGGFAFSHGLEWAVETGDLRGRDGLQAYIGATLEKGGGWCDLVFLAAAWRAARANDADALDEIADLSAAWRSGAETALESRHQGAAFARATCAAFPGSPLDALAARRDGEIAFPVAVGAAVADAPLEAALRAYAHAFAANLVSAGVRLIPLGQTDGLLALAALAPVVMRAARAAETTPLDRLATSTLRIDIASMRHETQYTRLFRS, from the coding sequence ATGGCCACGATCATCATAATCACGATCATCATCGCCATGACCATCACGCGCACGACCATGGACATGGCTGAGCCGCGCGACTGGCTGCTGTCGCTGCTGACGTTCCTGTCGCCGGCCTATCCTGTCGGCGGCTTCGCCTTCAGCCATGGGCTGGAATGGGCGGTCGAGACTGGCGATCTGCGCGGCCGCGACGGTTTGCAAGCCTATATCGGCGCAACGCTCGAAAAAGGCGGCGGCTGGTGCGATCTCGTTTTCCTCGCCGCCGCATGGCGGGCCGCGCGCGCCAATGACGCGGACGCGCTGGACGAGATCGCCGATCTTTCCGCCGCCTGGCGCTCGGGCGCGGAGACGGCGCTGGAGTCGCGCCACCAAGGTGCGGCCTTCGCGCGCGCGACATGCGCCGCTTTTCCCGGCTCGCCGCTCGATGCGCTCGCCGCACGGCGCGATGGCGAGATCGCCTTTCCCGTCGCCGTCGGCGCGGCGGTCGCAGACGCGCCGCTGGAGGCCGCTCTGCGCGCCTATGCTCACGCCTTCGCCGCCAATCTCGTCTCGGCCGGCGTGCGGCTCATTCCGCTCGGCCAGACCGATGGGCTGCTGGCGCTCGCCGCGCTCGCGCCTGTCGTCATGCGCGCCGCACGCGCCGCCGAGACGACGCCGCTCGATAGGCTCGCCACCTCCACCCTGCGCATAGACATCGCGTCCATGCGCCATGAAACGCAATATACGAGGCTGTTCCGCTCATGA
- a CDS encoding FAD/NAD(P)-binding protein produces MAPMADAFSVASIADPMIPRVARVAKRKREIADVVTLEIEGGAFDFAPGQFNMLTAFGVGEAAISVSGDPADNARLIHTIRAVGAVSRALTELHVGEPIGLRGPFGRGWPMREAEGRDVIVVAGGLGLAPLRPALYRLFAEREKYGRILLLFGARSPADILFRDELEAWRGRLDIEVEATVDHARGDWRGNVGVVTTLLSRAQFSAANALAMLCGPEIMMRFVANALLERGVAQERVYLSMERNMKCAIGWCGHCQFGPVFICRDGPVFPYSQLRGLIAKKEI; encoded by the coding sequence ATGGCGCCCATGGCTGACGCATTTTCCGTGGCGAGCATCGCCGATCCCATGATCCCGCGCGTCGCCCGCGTCGCGAAGCGAAAGCGAGAGATCGCGGATGTCGTGACCCTCGAAATAGAGGGCGGCGCTTTCGATTTCGCGCCGGGGCAATTCAATATGCTCACCGCCTTCGGCGTCGGCGAGGCGGCGATCAGCGTCAGCGGCGATCCAGCGGACAATGCGCGGCTCATTCATACGATCCGCGCGGTCGGCGCCGTCTCTCGCGCGCTCACAGAGCTGCATGTGGGCGAGCCGATCGGCCTGCGCGGACCCTTCGGGCGCGGTTGGCCGATGCGCGAGGCGGAGGGTCGCGATGTGATCGTCGTCGCCGGCGGCCTCGGCCTCGCGCCGCTGCGGCCGGCGCTCTATCGCCTCTTCGCCGAGCGCGAGAAATATGGCCGCATCCTTCTTTTGTTCGGCGCGCGCAGCCCCGCGGATATTCTCTTTCGCGACGAGCTGGAAGCCTGGCGCGGGCGGCTCGACATAGAGGTGGAGGCGACGGTCGATCATGCGCGCGGCGATTGGCGCGGCAATGTCGGAGTGGTGACGACGCTGCTGTCGCGTGCGCAATTCAGCGCCGCCAATGCGCTCGCCATGCTCTGCGGACCGGAGATCATGATGCGCTTCGTCGCCAATGCGCTGCTCGAGCGGGGCGTCGCGCAAGAGCGCGTCTATCTCTCCATGGAGCGCAATATGAAATGCGCGATCGGCTGGTGCGGCCATTGCCAATTCGGGCCGGTCTTCATCTGTCGCGACGGGCCGGTCTTTCCCTATTCGCAATTGCGCGGCCTCATCGCGAAGAAGGAAATCTGA
- the ureC gene encoding urease subunit alpha, protein MANKIGRRAYAGIFGPTVGDRIRLADTELLIEIERDYTIYGEEVKFGGGKVIRDGMGQSQRSNAEGAVDTVITNAVILDHWGIVKADIGVVSGRIARIGKAGNPDVQPGVDIIIGPGTEIIAGEGRIVTAGGIDTHIHFICPQQAEEALASGVTTMLGGGTGPAEGTKATTCTPGPWHMKRMMQAAEGLPVNLGFFGKGNASQPRALVEMIEAGAIGLKLHEDWGSSPAAIDCALSVADQYDVQVTLHSDTLNESGFVEATIAAFKGRTIHAFHTEGAGGGHAPDIIKVAGEANVLPSSTNPTRPYTINTLDEHLDMLLVCHHLDPKIPEDIAFAESRIRKETIAAEDILHDLGALSMYSSDSQAMGRVGEVVIRCWQTADKMRRQRGKLAGDGAGNDNFRARRYVAKYTINPAIAHGIADLVGSIEPGKLADLVLWSPAFFGVKPDLILKGGSIAMAAMGDPNASIPTPQPVHYRPMFAGFGRSLTQSCVTFVSRAAREASIAQKYGLERPLHVVTNTRGGISKRSMILNDATPKIEVDAQTYEVRADGELLTCEPAAVLPMAQRYFLF, encoded by the coding sequence ATGGCGAATAAGATCGGCCGGCGCGCCTATGCCGGAATATTCGGGCCGACAGTCGGCGACCGCATTCGCCTCGCCGATACGGAGCTGCTGATCGAGATCGAGCGCGACTACACGATTTACGGCGAGGAGGTGAAGTTCGGCGGCGGCAAAGTCATCCGCGACGGCATGGGCCAGAGCCAGCGCTCCAATGCGGAAGGCGCGGTCGACACCGTCATCACCAACGCCGTGATCCTCGATCATTGGGGAATCGTCAAAGCCGATATCGGCGTCGTCAGTGGACGCATCGCGCGCATCGGCAAGGCAGGCAATCCCGATGTGCAGCCGGGCGTCGACATCATCATCGGACCGGGCACGGAGATCATCGCCGGCGAAGGCCGCATCGTCACCGCCGGCGGCATCGACACGCACATCCATTTCATCTGCCCGCAGCAGGCGGAAGAAGCGCTGGCGAGCGGCGTCACCACAATGCTCGGCGGCGGCACAGGCCCGGCCGAAGGCACAAAGGCGACGACCTGCACGCCCGGCCCCTGGCATATGAAACGCATGATGCAGGCGGCGGAGGGCTTGCCGGTCAATCTCGGCTTTTTCGGCAAGGGCAACGCCAGCCAGCCGCGCGCGCTCGTCGAGATGATCGAGGCCGGCGCGATCGGCCTCAAGCTGCATGAGGATTGGGGCTCCAGCCCAGCGGCGATCGATTGCGCGCTCTCGGTGGCGGATCAATATGACGTGCAGGTCACGCTGCACAGCGACACGTTGAATGAGAGCGGCTTCGTCGAGGCGACGATCGCCGCCTTCAAGGGCCGCACCATTCACGCCTTTCATACGGAAGGCGCCGGCGGCGGCCATGCGCCGGACATCATCAAAGTGGCGGGCGAGGCCAATGTGCTCCCCTCCTCCACCAATCCGACGCGGCCTTACACGATCAACACGCTCGACGAGCATCTCGACATGCTGCTCGTCTGCCATCATCTCGATCCGAAGATTCCCGAGGACATCGCCTTCGCCGAGAGCCGCATTCGCAAGGAGACGATCGCGGCGGAGGATATTCTCCACGATCTCGGCGCGCTCTCCATGTATTCCTCCGACAGCCAGGCGATGGGCCGCGTCGGCGAGGTCGTCATCCGCTGCTGGCAGACGGCCGACAAGATGCGTCGCCAGCGCGGCAAGCTCGCCGGCGACGGCGCCGGCAATGATAATTTCCGCGCTCGCCGCTATGTGGCGAAATATACGATCAACCCCGCCATAGCGCACGGAATCGCCGATCTCGTCGGCTCGATCGAGCCGGGCAAGCTCGCCGATCTCGTGCTGTGGTCGCCGGCCTTCTTCGGCGTTAAGCCCGATCTCATATTGAAGGGCGGCAGCATTGCGATGGCGGCGATGGGCGATCCCAACGCCTCCATTCCGACGCCGCAGCCCGTGCATTATCGGCCTATGTTCGCCGGCTTCGGCCGCAGCCTCACGCAGAGCTGCGTGACCTTCGTCAGCCGCGCCGCGCGAGAGGCCTCCATCGCGCAGAAATACGGGCTCGAGCGGCCGCTGCATGTCGTGACCAACACGCGCGGCGGCATTTCCAAGCGCAGCATGATCCTCAATGACGCGACGCCCAAGATAGAAGTCGACGCGCAGACGTACGAGGTGCGCGCCGACGGCGAGCTGCTGACCTGCGAGCCCGCCGCCGTGCTGCCCATGGCGCAGCGCTATTTCCTGTTTTGA
- a CDS encoding YdcF family protein — protein MTPDAIVVLAHLMEQDGTLGVETRKRADKAAELHAAHKCPVILMGWAYRGDTDLCISDAIASYLKSTHQIGDDALFIDRDSRDTVGDAILSKKKFEHLLSGKNVGVVTSDYHVDRTRRIFEFVYGEIANILVFGVQTEIPWTQVSHEQESLSAFSRTFAGVESGDDRSIFNALVQNHPFYNGKIYPVLAG, from the coding sequence ATGACCCCGGACGCAATCGTCGTGCTGGCGCATTTGATGGAGCAAGACGGAACTCTCGGCGTCGAAACGCGCAAGCGAGCCGACAAGGCGGCGGAGCTACATGCTGCGCACAAATGCCCCGTCATCCTAATGGGGTGGGCCTATCGTGGTGACACCGATTTGTGCATATCCGACGCCATCGCTTCGTATCTCAAATCGACTCACCAGATTGGCGATGACGCCTTGTTCATCGATCGAGATTCCCGCGATACTGTGGGTGATGCGATTTTATCGAAGAAGAAATTCGAGCATCTGCTAAGCGGAAAAAATGTCGGAGTTGTTACGAGCGACTATCATGTCGATCGCACTCGCAGAATATTTGAATTCGTCTATGGGGAAATTGCGAATATCCTGGTTTTTGGCGTCCAAACAGAAATCCCCTGGACGCAGGTGAGCCATGAGCAAGAATCCCTTTCCGCGTTTTCACGAACCTTCGCAGGCGTGGAAAGCGGGGATGATCGGTCGATATTCAACGCGCTCGTTCAGAACCACCCGTTCTACAACGGGAAAATTTACCCGGTTCTAGCCGGCTAG
- a CDS encoding hydrogenase maturation protease, producing MGRRIFLCVGNPDRGDDGVGARVAALLRESAVQDVVECCGEAGDILAALEEVGEAIIVDASFSGAPAGTVRRFDLAAEGAPLSLDLGWSSHGFGLAEAIGLARALGALPSVCVLFTIEGESFAPGAPLSAAAQAGAAAATARILADFRPKARSDGAAFSPAGKIVPPCPQSGKTL from the coding sequence TTGGGGCGCCGCATCTTCCTGTGCGTCGGCAATCCCGATCGCGGCGATGACGGGGTCGGCGCCCGCGTCGCCGCGCTGTTGCGGGAATCGGCCGTGCAGGACGTCGTGGAATGCTGCGGCGAGGCGGGCGACATCCTCGCGGCGCTGGAGGAGGTCGGGGAGGCGATCATCGTCGACGCATCCTTCTCCGGCGCGCCGGCCGGGACGGTCAGGCGTTTCGATCTCGCCGCCGAGGGCGCGCCGCTGTCGCTCGATCTCGGCTGGTCGAGCCATGGCTTCGGCCTCGCCGAGGCGATCGGCCTCGCGCGCGCGCTCGGCGCGCTTCCGTCTGTTTGCGTTCTGTTCACGATCGAGGGGGAGAGCTTCGCGCCGGGCGCGCCCCTTTCGGCCGCGGCGCAGGCCGGCGCTGCGGCGGCGACCGCGCGGATTCTCGCGGATTTCCGGCCGAAAGCGCGCTCGGACGGCGCTGCGTTTTCCCCCGCCGGAAAAATTGTCCCACCTTGCCCACAGAGCGGAAAAACCCTATAG
- a CDS encoding Ni/Fe hydrogenase subunit alpha, translating to MTSRTISVGALARVEGEGGLEIVLRDGVVQSAALTIFEPPRFFEALMRGRAFTEAPDIAARICGICPVAYQMSAVHAMEDALGVTVTGPLRDLRRLLYCGEWIESHMLHVHMLHMPDFLGYAGGVDMARDHGDIVRRGLAIKKVGNEIMTLVGGREIHPINVRVGGFYRAPRKRDLRALAERLERALEQALQVARFVAGLDFPDCARDYVFVSLRHGDEYPFNEGRIVSSRGLDIAARDFEAHFEEFHVQRSTALHARMRHCDAPYLVGPLARYALNADVLSPLAKQAAREAGLEAVCVNPYRSIIVRAIETVYALDEALRIIARYEEPDVSCIAIEPRAGHGHAATEAPRGMLYHRYRLEADGTIADAVITPPTSQNQAMIEEDLKRLTGAFLHLPEEELRHRCEQTVRNHDPCISCSTHFLRLDIDRG from the coding sequence ATGACGAGTAGAACGATCTCCGTCGGCGCGCTGGCGCGGGTGGAAGGCGAGGGCGGTCTCGAGATCGTGCTGCGCGATGGCGTCGTGCAGAGCGCGGCGCTGACGATTTTCGAGCCGCCGCGCTTTTTCGAGGCGCTGATGCGCGGGCGCGCCTTCACCGAGGCGCCGGACATAGCCGCGCGTATTTGCGGCATTTGTCCTGTCGCCTATCAGATGAGCGCCGTGCATGCGATGGAGGATGCGCTCGGCGTCACTGTGACGGGGCCGCTGCGCGATTTGCGGCGCCTGCTCTATTGCGGCGAATGGATCGAGAGCCACATGCTGCATGTGCATATGCTGCATATGCCGGATTTTCTCGGCTATGCCGGCGGCGTCGACATGGCGCGCGACCATGGCGATATCGTGCGGCGCGGGCTCGCGATCAAAAAGGTCGGCAATGAGATCATGACGCTGGTCGGCGGGCGCGAGATTCATCCGATCAATGTGCGCGTCGGCGGCTTTTATCGCGCGCCGCGCAAGCGCGATCTGCGCGCGCTGGCGGAGCGGCTGGAGCGCGCGCTGGAACAGGCGCTGCAGGTCGCGCGCTTCGTCGCCGGATTGGATTTTCCCGATTGCGCGCGCGATTACGTTTTCGTGTCGCTGCGCCATGGGGACGAATATCCGTTCAACGAAGGCCGCATCGTGTCGAGCCGTGGGCTCGACATCGCCGCGCGCGATTTCGAGGCGCATTTCGAGGAGTTCCACGTCCAGCGCTCGACCGCGCTGCATGCGCGCATGCGCCATTGCGACGCGCCCTATCTGGTCGGCCCGCTCGCGCGTTATGCGCTCAATGCGGATGTGCTGTCGCCGCTGGCGAAGCAGGCCGCGCGCGAGGCCGGCCTCGAGGCCGTCTGCGTCAATCCCTATCGCAGCATCATCGTGCGTGCGATCGAAACGGTCTATGCGCTGGACGAGGCGCTGCGCATCATCGCGCGCTATGAGGAGCCGGACGTCTCCTGCATCGCGATCGAGCCGCGCGCCGGCCACGGCCATGCGGCCACCGAGGCGCCGCGCGGCATGCTCTATCACCGCTATCGGCTGGAGGCGGACGGAACCATCGCGGACGCCGTCATCACCCCGCCGACCTCGCAGAATCAAGCAATGATCGAGGAGGATTTGAAGCGCCTCACCGGCGCCTTTCTGCATCTGCCGGAGGAGGAGCTTCGCCATCGCTGCGAGCAGACCGTCCGCAATCACGATCCCTGCATCTCCTGCTCGACGCATTTTCTGCGGCTCGACATCGATCGGGGCTGA
- a CDS encoding GGDEF domain-containing protein, protein MADCLPTLLLMNSAVFAVLGAFLYLVWREDAEAAEYRWWCAAQLMISLGVALLSFRESYPLLAIGLGNALTLWGVGLVWGGSRVFNGRPVDMRLVLAGGAIWLLFFSLSVDSVRIVDRCAISAVYAFLLADEFSSARRHRTRTQQATIALAAAHACFGAVVAVIVVMLMARGAPFDPKPFVISVALESVSYGLLMGFALLAVTKERAVARQKFMAATDPLTGLSNRRSFDHNADAVIRSSRGQGDSALLIFDLDRLKAINDSFGHSMGDRALTTFGEVAAKSIRNEDFLARIGGDEFALLLTRVDSARAVAVAERIRSAYVSAAAALGDGLSSVSVGIALSDQETSDLSALKEAADKALYAAKSGGRNQVFVAQA, encoded by the coding sequence ATGGCGGATTGTCTCCCGACTTTGCTGCTGATGAATTCTGCCGTGTTCGCGGTTCTCGGCGCCTTTCTCTATCTGGTCTGGCGCGAGGACGCCGAGGCCGCGGAATATCGCTGGTGGTGCGCGGCGCAGCTCATGATCAGCCTGGGCGTCGCTCTGCTGTCCTTTCGTGAATCCTATCCGCTGCTCGCGATCGGTCTCGGCAATGCGCTCACGCTCTGGGGCGTCGGCCTCGTCTGGGGCGGGTCGCGGGTATTCAACGGCCGTCCCGTGGACATGCGGCTCGTGCTGGCCGGCGGCGCGATCTGGCTACTCTTCTTCTCCTTGAGCGTCGATTCGGTCCGCATCGTCGACCGCTGCGCCATTTCGGCCGTCTATGCTTTTCTGCTCGCCGACGAATTCTCGTCAGCGCGTCGGCACAGGACGCGCACACAGCAGGCGACGATCGCGCTCGCCGCCGCGCATGCGTGCTTCGGGGCCGTGGTGGCGGTCATCGTCGTCATGCTGATGGCGCGCGGCGCTCCTTTCGATCCGAAGCCTTTCGTCATCTCCGTCGCGCTGGAATCCGTGAGCTATGGGCTGCTGATGGGCTTTGCTCTGCTGGCCGTGACCAAGGAGCGCGCGGTCGCGCGGCAAAAATTCATGGCGGCGACCGATCCTCTGACCGGCCTCTCCAATCGGCGCAGCTTCGATCATAACGCCGATGCGGTGATCCGCAGCTCGCGCGGCCAGGGCGATTCGGCGCTGCTCATTTTCGATCTCGATCGGCTGAAGGCGATCAATGACAGCTTCGGCCATTCGATGGGCGACCGCGCGCTGACCACTTTCGGCGAGGTGGCGGCCAAGAGCATTCGCAACGAGGATTTTCTCGCGCGCATCGGCGGCGATGAGTTCGCGCTGCTGCTGACGCGGGTCGATAGCGCGCGGGCGGTCGCCGTCGCCGAACGCATTCGTTCGGCCTATGTTTCCGCGGCCGCGGCGCTCGGCGACGGATTGTCGTCCGTCAGCGTCGGCATCGCGCTTTCAGATCAGGAGACGAGCGATCTCTCCGCGCTGAAGGAGGCCGCCGATAAGGCGCTCTACGCCGCGAAATCCGGCGGCCGCAATCAGGTCTTCGTGGCGCAGGCGTGA